GGATATAGGTCTCGGCGGCCTCTAGCGCGCCCTCGGCAATGCCCAGATAGAATTGCGCGAAAATGATCTGGCTGAAGAGCCCGCGCAGCCCGTCGCGCTCGGCGCTCTCGCCCGGCCAGTGATCGAGGGCAGAGAGGCGTTCATGCTCGAAAAGCTCGACCCGGTCGAAGGTCACCGAACCCGAGGCGGTCAGGCGCTGGCCGAGATTGTCCCAATCGTTGCCAAAGCTGATCCCCGCGCGGTCGGTCGGGATCTGGTAATGGACGCGCCGGCCCTTGTCCCAGAGGCTGACAGTGATGATCTGCGAAATCGCCGTGCCGGTCGCGAAGCTGCGCTTGCCCGAGATGAAGCGGCGCGTGCCCTCGGTCTCGATTTCCGACCATTGATCGCGCGGGTTCGAGACGCCGCCCTGAAACCAGCCACGTTCCGCGACATGGCGCGTGGTTTCGGCCCATTGCGCGGGCGTGCCGAGGATATAGGTCCAGACGCCGTTCGAATAATGATAGGCGATGAGCTGCCCGATCGAGCCATCGCCCGCCGAAATCAGCCGCACGATCTCCATCGCTTGCAAAAGGCTCGCGCCGCCGCCGCCGAAATCACGCGGCGCGGCAAGGCCGAGAAGACCGGCCTGACGCAAGAGCTCGATCTCGGCATGGGGGTCGAGATTGGCGCGGTCGCGGGCCGAAATCGTCGCGGCCAACTCGGCCGCAATCGCGCGGGCGCGGATCTTCCAGCGCGCGAATTCGGGCGCGGCGATGCCCTGATAAAGCTCGGCTAAGCCCTGCGCGGGCGCGGGGGCAAGATCCAGGGTCATCGCGATTTCTCCTTGTCTCTCACAGCGTTACCGGGGCGAGCAGCCCGCGCGCGCGCAAGACCGCCGCCGCGCCCTCGCCGAAATGCCAGGCCTCTTCGAGATGGGGCTGGCCCGAGAGGATGAAATGGTCAAAGCCGGTCCGGTGATAGGTCTCGATCAGATCCGCGACCTGCGCATGGCTGCCGACGATCGCGGTCCCCGCGCCGCCCCGCACAAGGCCGAAACCGGACCAGAGGCCGGGGTAAATCTCGAGCTCGCGCGCCGAACGCGGCACGCCCTCATGGCTTTGATGCAGCGCCGACATCTGCGCCTGCGCGACCGATTCCGATTTCGCAAG
This genomic stretch from Paracoccus aminophilus JCM 7686 harbors:
- a CDS encoding acyl-CoA dehydrogenase family protein, which produces MTLDLAPAPAQGLAELYQGIAAPEFARWKIRARAIAAELAATISARDRANLDPHAEIELLRQAGLLGLAAPRDFGGGGASLLQAMEIVRLISAGDGSIGQLIAYHYSNGVWTYILGTPAQWAETTRHVAERGWFQGGVSNPRDQWSEIETEGTRRFISGKRSFATGTAISQIITVSLWDKGRRVHYQIPTDRAGISFGNDWDNLGQRLTASGSVTFDRVELFEHERLSALDHWPGESAERDGLRGLFSQIIFAQFYLGIAEGALEAAETYIREEGRPWPESGLSSAVEDPYNAVILGRLSAQVEAGIALADRATLAFQEALFAGPDLARDDWGRLAVLVDQAKVVANDVSLEVTARIYELTGGRSTANRFGLDHFWRNIRTHTTHDPVSYRAREIGLARISGTLPVPRVYTEPPKAAT